In one window of Trueperaceae bacterium DNA:
- the argJ gene encoding bifunctional glutamate N-acetyltransferase/amino-acid acetyltransferase ArgJ, which produces MNVPQGFQLAGVTAGVKRSGRPDLGVIYSPAPLAWAYSATQNAAAAPCVARDRSLAAAGGPVRAVIVNSGNANCANGAQGVSDDVAFAAAAANALGLAGPEEVVSASTGVIGHKMPLQALVAAMPRLAAERSADADGFSKAILTTDLAPKVATASMASGARVLGVAKGSGMIHPNMATMFAFVMTDAQVDQETLRPMWQRVVERTFNQLTVDGDTSTNDMAVALSSNLVPTDADEVELVLGNVATELAKQIARDGEGATKLITVRVTGARTDVEARRAARTVAGSSLVKTAVHGADPNWGRILAAAGRSDVAMDMARAVVIAQGTELYRGQPLEYDARAVSNALRTADVLLEVDLGVGTAEGTAWGCDLTEGYVRINADYTT; this is translated from the coding sequence GTGAACGTTCCGCAAGGGTTCCAGCTGGCCGGCGTCACGGCCGGCGTCAAGCGTTCCGGTCGGCCGGACCTCGGGGTCATCTACTCGCCGGCTCCGCTCGCCTGGGCGTACAGCGCCACGCAGAACGCCGCCGCCGCCCCCTGCGTCGCGCGCGACCGCTCCCTCGCCGCCGCGGGTGGGCCCGTACGCGCCGTCATCGTCAACAGCGGGAACGCCAACTGCGCCAACGGCGCGCAGGGCGTGAGCGACGACGTGGCGTTCGCGGCGGCCGCCGCGAACGCCCTCGGGCTAGCAGGGCCGGAGGAGGTCGTCAGCGCCAGTACCGGCGTGATCGGCCACAAGATGCCGCTCCAGGCGCTCGTCGCCGCCATGCCGCGCCTCGCCGCCGAGCGTTCGGCGGACGCCGACGGCTTCTCCAAGGCCATCCTGACGACCGACCTCGCCCCGAAGGTCGCGACGGCCAGCATGGCCAGCGGCGCCCGCGTGCTCGGCGTGGCCAAGGGCTCCGGCATGATCCACCCGAACATGGCCACCATGTTCGCGTTCGTCATGACCGACGCCCAGGTCGACCAGGAGACGCTGCGCCCAATGTGGCAGCGCGTCGTGGAGCGCACCTTCAACCAGCTCACGGTCGATGGCGACACGTCGACGAACGACATGGCCGTCGCCCTGTCGTCGAACCTGGTGCCGACGGACGCCGACGAGGTCGAGCTGGTGCTCGGGAACGTCGCGACGGAGCTGGCGAAGCAGATCGCCCGCGACGGCGAAGGCGCCACCAAGCTCATCACGGTGCGCGTGACGGGCGCGCGGACCGACGTCGAGGCCCGCCGCGCGGCGCGCACGGTGGCCGGCAGCAGCCTGGTCAAGACTGCCGTCCACGGGGCCGACCCGAACTGGGGGCGCATCCTGGCCGCCGCCGGCCGCTCGGACGTGGCCATGGACATGGCTCGCGCGGTGGTGATCGCGCAGGGCACGGAGCTCTATCGGGGCCAGCCCCTCGAGTACGACGCGCGCGCCGTCTCGAACGCGCTGCGCACCGCCGACGTCCTCCTCGAGGTCGACCTGGGTGTCGGGACGGCGGAGGGCACTGCCTGGGGCTGTGACCTCACCGAGGGCTACGTCCGCATCAACGCCGACTACACGACCTGA